The Kosmotoga arenicorallina S304 nucleotide sequence ATTTTTCTAATTGCTTATGCTTTCCTGGCTACTGAAAAGGTTCATAGAACCCTTATTGCCCTTTTTGGTGCAGTAGCAATGGTCTTTCTTGGGATATTCCATGACCCCGCCAGCATATACAGCGAATACATAGATTTCAACACGGTTTTTCTGCTTATTGGTATGATGACTTTTGTAAGCGTCATAAAAAAGAGCGGTATTTTTGAATTTTTAGGGCTTGAAGCTTTGAAATTTTCCAAAGGTAACATGTTGAAGCTATATATATATATTTTGTTATTATAGTAGCCCTTACGTCCGCAGTCCTGGATAATGTCACCACGATTCTTGTCATGCTTCCTATAACCCTGGCTGTCGCTGACACAACAGGTATTGATCCGATACCCTTTATCTTTGGCGAAATATTCGCCTCGAATATTGGTGGGGCAGCTACATTAATCGGTGACCCACCAAACATCATGATAGGGTCTGCTGCAAAACTCCATTTCAGCGATTTTGTATTAAACCTTGGTCCGGTGTTGTTCGTGATATTTATAACAGTTAACTTTTTTTTGGTCCTTGCATTTAGAAAGACGCTAACAAAAAAAGTTGACAGCGTCCTTCTGAAACAATCCGGCAGCCCTATAACGAATAGAAGGCACTTTTACATTTCTATTATCCTGATCATAATTACCATTATTCTATTTATTTTTCAGGAAACGCTTGGTTTTGAGAGTTCTTTCATTGCATTGATGATTGCTTCTGTATCGCTTTTGTCAATGAGGCCAAAAGAAGTCGAGAAAACACTGGAAGAAGTTGAATGGTCAACAATACTCTTTTTTGTTGGCCTCTTCATAATGGTGGGTGCTCTCGAAGAAACTGGCTTCCTCGAATATCTTGCAGGGCATATACTTGCTCTCTCCCGTGGTTCTTTTCAGCTAGCAAAAGTCTTTGTGGTGAATATTTCAGGATTCGCTTCAGCCTTTGTTGATAACATTCCCTATACAGCAACCATGATTCCGGTGATAGAATCCATGCAAAAACTAAACCCGGATGTATTCGGTAATCTCGAACCCATGTGGTGGTCATTATCTTTGGGAGCCTGCCTTGGAGGAAATGGAACTGCCATCGGTGCATCAGCAAATGTTATTGGACTGGCACTTCTTAAAAAATATTATGGGAAAGAGATAAGTTTCATTGAGTTTTTCAAATATGGAATGGTGGTTCTTTTGATAAGCCTTATTATTTCAACGGCGTTTCTTTTATTCTTTTTGTGATACTTTTTGCCTTCCCGATTACGGTGATTCAAAACGACCAATCCGGAAATCCGTTAAGCTTCCTTTTGGCAGATGTGATAAAATCATTTGGTGTATATTTTTCAGACACATTTTATTTACATCTACTGAAAAGCTAATTTTCAAAGAATAAATATTTTCGGGAGGTAAGGGAATGGAAAAGATTCTTGTCACTTTTCCCGCGCCAAGCATGGCAAAGATCCTGTTGAAAGAATACGAAACAGTTTATAACGAGGAAGAACGCGTTCTTTCGAAAGATGAAATAATAGAGCTGGGGAAAGATGCAACTGCTCTTCTAACAACGCTTGTGGATAAGATTGACAGGGATATTATTTACTCTCTTCCAAAGCTAAAAGTTATTTCCAATTGCGCTGCAGGTTATGACAACATTGATATTGAAGCAGCAAAAGAAAGAAGAATTGCTGTAACCAACACCCCTGGTATTGTGAGCAAAGCCACAGCTGATATTGCCATAGCGTTGATGCTTGCTGTTTCAAGAAGGATATTTGAAGCCAGCAGCTTTTTAAGAGCTGGCAAATTTGAAGGCTGGCGCTTCAATCTTTTTCAAGGCTTAGGGCTTCATCGTAAAATCCTCGGAATAATAGGCATGGGAAATATCGGTAAAGAAGTGGCCAGAAGAGCAATAGGATTTGGCATGAGGGTGATTTATTACAGTCGTCACAGAATTCCTGAAGCAGACGAACATGTGTTTTCCGCTTCTTATTATCCTCTTGAAGATCTTTTGAGGACCGCTGATGTCATTTCACTGCATGTGCCTTTAACACCTGAAACCTTCCACCTGATAAACAAAGAAAGGCTTATGCTCTTGAAGCCCAATGCTATATTAATTAATACTTCACGAGGGCCGGTGGTTGATGAAGAAGCTCTTATAGAAGCCTTGAAAGAAAAAAGGATTTATGGAGCAGGGCTTGATGTCTTTGAAAATGAACCTTATATTCCCGAAGAATTAATGGCGCTTGATAACGTTGTGCTACTCCCCCATATAGGTACGGCTACTGTTGAAACGCGCCAGACAATGTTGATAGACGCCATACAAAACATAGTAAAGGTTTTTGCAGGGGAAAAACCTGACAGTTTTGTGTATTTACCCGAATGAGCCGTTATGCCTTGTAGAAGATGAAGCTTCCTGCTTCAATCTGTGAAGACTTATAAACCGCCTCTACTTTATAAGTAGAGGTCTTCTTTTGAAAAAATATAAAACTGAAAAGCGCAGCAAGCGCTCTTCAGTTTTGCATTTCAAAGGTTTTTTTCAATATGTTTCATTAGTTGTTCGAGCTCTTTTATCTTATCATCTACTAACCCTGTTTCAATCGCATCTCTAACACATGTTTCGATGTGCCTGTTTATTATCTCGGTGTTTGCTTTTTTCAAAAGAGCTATTACAGCTAAAAGCTGTGTGGATATGTCAACACAATATCTCTCATCTTCGATCATTTTCATGATACCTTCAATCTGCCCTTTTGCAGTCTTGAGAATTCTTAATGTGCCTTGATGCTTGACATGATGAGAATGGTCTTTCATTATAACCTCCTGCTTTACTTTTCTATTCTTACTAAGTCATAACCAGCATCATCTATAACTTCCTTAAACAATTCTTCAGGTAAATCCTTTGATAATTCGACTTTAGCAAATCCGCCTGCGAGGTCAACTTCAACTTTTCGCACGCCTTCTAAATCAGATAGAGCCTTTTCCACCCTCATTTTACAATGATTACAACTCATTCCATTGATAATCAGTTTCATTTTAACACCTCCGTGTAAGTTTTAAGTAATTGAGAACCGAGAGCCGGGAATCAATGATAAATAGCTATGCTTAGCTAAAACTCAGGTTGTGCGCCTGCGGCGGTTGAGTCGTTGTAGGTTGTGGATTGTGCGTTCAAATTTTATATTTGCCTTCCAGAAGGATTGAACAAAATCATATAACCTACAACCAACCATCTACAACTGAGAATTATGAGAACTGAGTAACGAGATCCGAGACCCGAGATTCGAGGTACGTGAAAAAACTTAAAGATATGTTTGAAACAAGTATTACTAGTTACTCGAACGGCGCCACTCGTCTTTTTAACTACCTTGCAAGCGTCGTACTATCAACTGTCGTTCCATCAACTGTCGTTTCACCAGTAGTCGCCCAATAACTTACAATGAAGTACGTTTCAATCTCAGTGCGTTCGTAACAACTGTAACGCTTGAGAAGGCCATTGCTGCCCCGGCAATCATTGGATTGAGCTTTAAGCCAAAAGCTGAGTAAAAAACTCCTGCAGCGATTGGTATACCAATTACGTTATAGAAAAATGCCCAGAAAAGGTTTTGCTTTACATTCCTGATAGTTGCCCTGGATAGCCTGATAGCATTTACAACATCTCTCAAATTGCTTTTCATTAACACTACGTCAGCCGATTC carries:
- a CDS encoding SLC13 family permease → MTPEMILSFIIFLIAYAFLATEKVHRTLIALFGAVAMVFLGIFHDPASIYSEYIDFNTVFLLIGMMTFVSVIKKSGIFEFLGLEALKFSKGNMLKLYIYILLL
- a CDS encoding ArsB/NhaD family transporter, translating into MDNVTTILVMLPITLAVADTTGIDPIPFIFGEIFASNIGGAATLIGDPPNIMIGSAAKLHFSDFVLNLGPVLFVIFITVNFFLVLAFRKTLTKKVDSVLLKQSGSPITNRRHFYISIILIIITIILFIFQETLGFESSFIALMIASVSLLSMRPKEVEKTLEEVEWSTILFFVGLFIMVGALEETGFLEYLAGHILALSRGSFQLAKVFVVNISGFASAFVDNIPYTATMIPVIESMQKLNPDVFGNLEPMWWSLSLGACLGGNGTAIGASANVIGLALLKKYYGKEISFIEFFKYGMVVLLISLIISTAFLLFFL
- a CDS encoding 2-hydroxyacid dehydrogenase → MEKILVTFPAPSMAKILLKEYETVYNEEERVLSKDEIIELGKDATALLTTLVDKIDRDIIYSLPKLKVISNCAAGYDNIDIEAAKERRIAVTNTPGIVSKATADIAIALMLAVSRRIFEASSFLRAGKFEGWRFNLFQGLGLHRKILGIIGMGNIGKEVARRAIGFGMRVIYYSRHRIPEADEHVFSASYYPLEDLLRTADVISLHVPLTPETFHLINKERLMLLKPNAILINTSRGPVVDEEALIEALKEKRIYGAGLDVFENEPYIPEELMALDNVVLLPHIGTATVETRQTMLIDAIQNIVKVFAGEKPDSFVYLPE
- a CDS encoding metal-sensing transcriptional repressor, producing the protein MKDHSHHVKHQGTLRILKTAKGQIEGIMKMIEDERYCVDISTQLLAVIALLKKANTEIINRHIETCVRDAIETGLVDDKIKELEQLMKHIEKNL
- a CDS encoding heavy-metal-associated domain-containing protein — encoded protein: MKLIINGMSCNHCKMRVEKALSDLEGVRKVEVDLAGGFAKVELSKDLPEELFKEVIDDAGYDLVRIEK